DNA sequence from the uncultured Ilyobacter sp. genome:
CGTTTTCTATGAGGATATCCTCTTTAAAGACTTTATCACTTGTTACTATAGTCCCGTTTTTTAGAAGAAGTTTCATTATAAGCCTCCTATCTAGAGATGGTCATAGCATCTTTAGGACACTTTGACACACATACCCCGCATCCAAAGCATTTATCAGAGTCAATTACAGCCAGTTTATTTTCATTTATATGAATAGCGTGGTATGGACAAAGGTCTGCACAAATCCCACAGCCGATACATTTTTCTTTTGATACTGAGGGCGGCGTAGTTACATAATTAGGAGCTGTTCTTTTCTCCAAATGTCTTCCTGCAATTCCTCTTATGTCATCTAGGCTGTCATATCCATGATCATCTAACCATTTTTCAGTTTCTCTAACTATTCTTCCAAAGGCTTTAGGACCTTCGACAATTGCCTGTGTACATACCTGAACCGCTGTTGCACCGGCCATTATAAATTCAATTACATCTTCACCTTTGGTTATTCCACCCACTGCAAAGACAGGAATCTCTACTGCAGCAGACAGTTCATATACAACTCTCATGGCAATAGGCTTGATGGCAGCTCCTGACATCCATCCATATCCGTTTTTAGATCCCATGTGGGGTTTTCCTGTTTCGATATCTATAGATAAGCATGGCCCCACGGAGTTAATGGCTACAAGACCATCTGCACCATTTGCTTCTAGTTGCCTAGCAACCTCACTTAAGTTTTCTATTCCAGGTGAAACCTTCATAAATACAGGCTTGTCAGAAAGTTCTTTTGCTGCTCTTAGAGTGCTGAGCATAGGGGTCAGGTCTCTTCCTACATAGTGGCTTGAGATCTCATAGGCATCTGCAAATTCATCTACCATCGGGATTAGTTTTCTGATGTCAGCTTCTACGTATCCAAGCCCTATGATTACCGGTTCATTTGCGGACTTGCATCTAGCATACTCATTTTCTACCCAGTGCTCAGGTGACTCTTCAGACCATAACTCAGTGTTTAGAAAATGTTTTCCTTTAAAGTCATGCATGCAAGGTTTAGGAATCTGGGCCGCAATAGATGAGATAGTCTTGGTTACTACTCCTGCTGCTCCGTTTTTCACGGCTCTCACACAAGTCTCAGCATCTTTTGACGGTGGCCCTGCTGCTACAATTACAGGATTATCATATTCCAATCCTGCAAAATTTACTTTTATATTTGCCATAAAAAAATCCCCCCTGATTCTTAATTCTATTTTTATTAAAACTGATAATATTTTCCTTATATTCTATCCCACATTTGTTTTGCTACTTCCCTAGATCTTTTTAAAACCGTCTCTTCATCTAGGGAGAGAATTTTCCTGTCTCTCATTATTATTTTTCCATCGATGATGGTGGTGTTTACACTTCTTCCCATTACTCCAAACAATATATGGCTGTTATAATTGGTTTCATCCATAGGTGTCAGAGGGTTATAATCAGCAATAATAATATCTGCAACCGCTCCTTCTGTTAATATTCCGATATTTCCATCAAAATACTTAGCTACAATCTTTCTGTTGTTTTCAAATAACATTTGTGGGGTTTCCATCCATGCTACAGATGGATCTGCCTTTACGTGCTTATGAATAATATTGGCTACCTTCATAGACTCAAACATATCATTTGTATATCCGTCTGTTCCAAGCCCTACATTTATCCCTTTCGCCAATAGATCTAAAGCCGGAGAACACCCCACAGCATTTCCCATATTAGATTCTGGGTTGTGTACTACTTGGGTACCTGTCCTTTTTAGGATATCCATCTCTTTCTCATTGACGTGAATACAATGAACCGCTATTGTTTTCTCTCCTAAAATCCCGTGGTCATTTAATCTTTCTACTACTCTTTTATTGTATTTATCTATAGAGTCGTGAAGATCATCTATCCCCTCTGCTGTGTGTATGTGATAGCCGGCATCTAGATCCTCCATGGCTTTTACACATTTATCCAATGATTCATCTGACAGGGTGAAGGATGCATGCATTCCAAACATACCCTTTATCATATTTTGATCATGTAGATTATAATGTCTTATAAAATCGGTGTTTTCCTTTATTCCTTCATCTAATATATCTATTCCATCTCTGTCTGACACCTCGTAGCAAAGACAGGTTCTTATTCCTATCTTTTTGGCTGCGTCAGCTATTGTAAATAAACTGTTTTTTGCTGACATGGGGCTTGCATGATGGTCAAACACCGTTGTCACCCCGTTTTTTATGCTTTCTATATATGTGGCAAGTGCACTGTATTTTATCTCTTCTAAATTTAGATTTTTATCTACTTTCCACCACAGATTTTCTAGTATATCCATAAAATTTTTAGGTTCTGGTCCACTAGGTGCCATTCCCCTGGCAAATGCACTATAAATATGGTGATGAGTATTTATCATACCAGGCATGATGAGCTGTCCCTTGGCATCGATAAACTCAGCATCTGAATACTTAGACATTATTTCCTCAGTTTTCCCTATTTCGACTACTTTATTGCCTTTTACCGCAACTGCTCCATTATGAAAAAAAG
Encoded proteins:
- a CDS encoding 4Fe-4S binding protein produces the protein MANIKVNFAGLEYDNPVIVAAGPPSKDAETCVRAVKNGAAGVVTKTISSIAAQIPKPCMHDFKGKHFLNTELWSEESPEHWVENEYARCKSANEPVIIGLGYVEADIRKLIPMVDEFADAYEISSHYVGRDLTPMLSTLRAAKELSDKPVFMKVSPGIENLSEVARQLEANGADGLVAINSVGPCLSIDIETGKPHMGSKNGYGWMSGAAIKPIAMRVVYELSAAVEIPVFAVGGITKGEDVIEFIMAGATAVQVCTQAIVEGPKAFGRIVRETEKWLDDHGYDSLDDIRGIAGRHLEKRTAPNYVTTPPSVSKEKCIGCGICADLCPYHAIHINENKLAVIDSDKCFGCGVCVSKCPKDAMTISR
- the ssnA gene encoding putative aminohydrolase SsnA, with amino-acid sequence MFVVGNGRLITHDQVNPFFHNGAVAVKGNKVVEIGKTEEIMSKYSDAEFIDAKGQLIMPGMINTHHHIYSAFARGMAPSGPEPKNFMDILENLWWKVDKNLNLEEIKYSALATYIESIKNGVTTVFDHHASPMSAKNSLFTIADAAKKIGIRTCLCYEVSDRDGIDILDEGIKENTDFIRHYNLHDQNMIKGMFGMHASFTLSDESLDKCVKAMEDLDAGYHIHTAEGIDDLHDSIDKYNKRVVERLNDHGILGEKTIAVHCIHVNEKEMDILKRTGTQVVHNPESNMGNAVGCSPALDLLAKGINVGLGTDGYTNDMFESMKVANIIHKHVKADPSVAWMETPQMLFENNRKIVAKYFDGNIGILTEGAVADIIIADYNPLTPMDETNYNSHILFGVMGRSVNTTIIDGKIIMRDRKILSLDEETVLKRSREVAKQMWDRI